Proteins encoded together in one Rossellomorea sp. y25 window:
- a CDS encoding ATP-binding cassette domain-containing protein, whose translation MSIKVSNIKKSYKLGKSESVQVLHGVDVEFNQGEFVSILGESGSGKSTLMNIIGGMDRDFEGDVMVDGTSLQGMKENELDAYRKLKVGFIFQSFNLISHLSVLENVVLTMQMTDMSASEREQKAKKTLTDLGLGNHIDKKPNQLSGGQKQRVAIARALSNDPDIILADEPTGALDKKNSEQIMQLLDDIAAQGKLVITVTHSQKVADYGTRIITMDDGNIIKDESLREPYGQKENAPKVKTKNLRFGAAMKMAYNNIRLNLKRNLLVSFGGAIGILSVILMLGLGSGVTDYINKEINANLNPNLIQVTKAPEGDGSAGSGPLPNPVQETVPLEQEDVRRVKNIDHVKKVENVYTLTMGSSILYKDTSVNIVQYQTMNDSVNKEDLIAGELPGVDEVLLSETAAEKVKDSPEELAGEQVELYINTTDDQNRPVILKKEMTVSGVIKGSMNQDLAYTSYQTLDEMFQSEDITLMATQLDVTVEEDKYVDRVQADLEDAGFTGTGVGNILNQVTNYLKIATNVLAGIAGISLLVSAIMIIVVLYISVVERTKEIGILRAVGARRKDIKRIFFSEAALLGFASGVIGVLMASIIGILGNNVMQQAFDAQLIQISAGNVLTGILISVIISILAALLPAAKASKLDPMESLRYE comes from the coding sequence ATGAGTATCAAAGTCAGCAACATTAAGAAATCTTATAAGCTTGGTAAGAGTGAAAGTGTTCAAGTATTGCATGGTGTGGATGTAGAATTCAATCAGGGGGAGTTCGTATCCATCCTAGGGGAGTCCGGGAGCGGGAAGTCCACCCTGATGAACATCATCGGCGGGATGGACAGGGATTTCGAAGGAGATGTGATGGTGGACGGAACAAGCCTTCAAGGGATGAAGGAAAATGAGCTCGATGCGTATCGGAAGCTTAAAGTAGGATTTATCTTCCAGAGCTTTAATCTGATCAGTCATTTGTCCGTATTGGAAAACGTTGTCCTGACTATGCAGATGACGGACATGAGTGCGTCTGAAAGAGAACAGAAAGCTAAGAAGACTTTGACCGACCTTGGCTTGGGGAATCATATAGATAAAAAACCGAATCAACTTTCCGGAGGGCAGAAACAAAGGGTGGCCATCGCACGCGCGCTTTCCAATGATCCTGACATTATCCTTGCAGATGAACCGACAGGGGCTCTTGATAAGAAAAACAGCGAGCAGATCATGCAGCTGCTGGATGATATCGCGGCACAAGGAAAGCTTGTCATAACGGTTACTCATTCTCAAAAGGTGGCGGACTATGGAACCAGAATCATCACTATGGATGATGGGAACATCATAAAAGATGAATCGTTGAGAGAACCTTATGGCCAGAAAGAGAACGCACCGAAGGTCAAAACGAAGAACTTGAGATTCGGGGCAGCGATGAAAATGGCTTACAACAATATCCGATTGAACCTCAAACGAAATCTGCTCGTATCATTCGGTGGTGCGATCGGAATCTTGAGCGTCATCCTGATGTTGGGGTTGGGGTCAGGGGTGACCGACTATATCAATAAAGAAATCAATGCCAATCTGAATCCGAACCTCATTCAAGTGACGAAAGCGCCCGAAGGTGATGGAAGTGCAGGCTCAGGACCACTACCGAATCCAGTGCAGGAAACGGTGCCCCTTGAACAGGAGGATGTACGGCGAGTAAAGAACATCGACCATGTCAAGAAAGTCGAGAATGTCTATACGTTAACGATGGGAAGCTCCATTTTGTACAAGGATACATCAGTGAATATCGTACAATACCAAACGATGAACGATAGTGTGAATAAAGAGGATCTCATTGCAGGCGAACTCCCCGGGGTTGATGAAGTACTGCTTTCTGAAACGGCCGCAGAAAAAGTGAAAGACTCTCCTGAAGAACTTGCCGGAGAACAAGTGGAACTTTACATCAATACAACAGATGATCAAAACAGGCCGGTCATCCTAAAGAAAGAAATGACTGTGTCAGGAGTCATCAAAGGCAGCATGAATCAGGATCTTGCCTACACATCGTATCAGACATTAGATGAGATGTTTCAAAGTGAAGACATCACATTAATGGCCACCCAGCTGGATGTGACGGTGGAAGAGGATAAGTATGTCGATAGGGTACAGGCAGATCTGGAGGACGCAGGCTTCACCGGTACCGGGGTAGGGAACATCCTGAACCAGGTGACAAATTATTTGAAAATCGCCACCAATGTATTAGCTGGGATAGCCGGTATTTCCCTGCTAGTGTCCGCTATCATGATCATTGTCGTGCTGTACATCAGCGTAGTGGAACGGACAAAGGAAATCGGGATCCTGCGTGCCGTGGGGGCAAGAAGAAAAGACATCAAACGGATCTTCTTTTCAGAAGCCGCTTTACTCGGTTTTGCTAGCGGCGTGATCGGGGTCCTGATGGCAAGCATTATCGGGATATTGGGAAATAATGTGATGCAACAGGCGTTCGATGCCCAGTTGATCCAAATCAGTGCAGGGAATGTTCTGACGGGAATCCTGATCAGTGTGATCATCAGCATCCTTGCTGCCTTGTTGCCAGCTGCCAAAGCATCAAAGCTGGATCCGATGGAATCGCTGCGCTACGAATAA
- a CDS encoding MDR family MFS transporter, with protein MTDANNQDFRFGPMFTVMLLGAFVGILNETLLSTALPSIMNDFGLNENKVQWLTTAFLLTNGVMIPISAYLIERFSTRALFLSAIGLFGLGTMLAALSHSFSLLLLGRVVQAAGSGIMLPLIMTIILTIIPKGNRGRMMGWAGIVISFGPAIGPTLSGFLLEYFSWRALFFVVLPIVAVIMVLAVVYVKNVTKLTRPRIDFLSIFLSSLGFGGLLYGFSVAGEKGWSSQIVLLFITMGFMTLGIFIWRQLRLKQPLLQFRVFGYKTFTLSLVITMVVIISMIGAETLLPLYMQNVRGFSPLQSGLMLLPGAIVMGVMSPVTGILFDKWGARKLAVPGLLIVVVTSFLMTNLSMETSIVYLSAIYCLRMFGLSLAMMPVMTNGLNQIPVEWSAHGSAMANTFQQISGSIGTAILITIMTMSSKGYTPEGPSGGGSQMIGEMAMVHGYNQAFLFASFLAIGALVLSLFLKKGASVQTEGHEISNG; from the coding sequence ATGACAGACGCAAATAACCAGGACTTCCGTTTTGGCCCAATGTTTACGGTCATGCTGTTAGGGGCTTTCGTGGGCATTCTAAATGAAACTTTATTGTCTACGGCGTTGCCATCCATTATGAATGACTTCGGTTTGAATGAGAATAAGGTACAGTGGCTGACGACAGCTTTCTTACTGACCAACGGCGTCATGATTCCCATTTCGGCTTATTTGATTGAACGGTTCTCGACAAGGGCGCTTTTCCTGTCAGCAATCGGGTTGTTCGGTCTGGGGACTATGCTTGCAGCCCTCTCCCACAGCTTTTCATTGCTATTGTTGGGAAGGGTGGTACAGGCAGCGGGCTCCGGTATCATGCTTCCACTGATCATGACGATCATCCTGACCATCATACCAAAGGGGAATAGAGGTCGGATGATGGGCTGGGCTGGTATCGTCATTTCCTTTGGACCAGCGATCGGACCAACCTTGTCCGGGTTCTTACTCGAATATTTCTCTTGGAGAGCGCTATTCTTCGTTGTCCTGCCCATTGTGGCAGTGATCATGGTGCTGGCGGTTGTGTATGTGAAAAATGTGACAAAGCTGACTCGTCCCAGAATCGATTTCCTGTCGATTTTCCTCTCCTCTCTTGGATTTGGGGGATTGCTTTATGGATTCAGCGTGGCGGGGGAAAAAGGCTGGTCCAGCCAAATCGTCCTCCTCTTCATCACAATGGGCTTCATGACGCTTGGAATCTTCATATGGAGGCAGCTAAGACTCAAACAACCATTACTTCAATTTAGAGTCTTTGGTTATAAGACTTTTACGTTATCTCTAGTGATCACGATGGTCGTCATCATTTCGATGATCGGCGCAGAAACATTGCTGCCACTGTATATGCAGAATGTAAGAGGATTCAGTCCGCTCCAATCCGGCTTAATGCTATTGCCGGGGGCGATTGTGATGGGGGTCATGTCCCCGGTTACCGGAATTCTTTTTGACAAATGGGGTGCAAGAAAATTGGCTGTTCCTGGACTCCTGATCGTCGTTGTGACGTCTTTCTTGATGACGAATTTATCCATGGAGACGTCGATTGTCTACCTGTCCGCCATTTATTGTCTTCGGATGTTCGGATTGTCTCTTGCGATGATGCCAGTGATGACGAATGGGCTGAATCAGATCCCTGTTGAGTGGAGTGCCCATGGATCCGCAATGGCCAATACATTCCAGCAGATTTCGGGTTCGATCGGGACCGCCATATTGATCACGATTATGACAATGTCCTCAAAAGGTTACACACCTGAAGGTCCTTCCGGAGGCGGATCACAGATGATCGGTGAGATGGCCATGGTACATGGGTATAACCAGGCATTTCTATTTGCTTCATTCCTTGCCATTGGGGCGCTGGTTCTGTCCCTCTTCTTAAAAAAGGGAGCATCAGTACAAACGGAAGGCCATGAAATAAGCAATGGATAA
- the corA gene encoding magnesium/cobalt transporter CorA gives MIHAFGITHENKLETDILIGRGLQSYKWIWIDFDTPTVEEISHLSDTFHFHPLAIEDCLQSIQRPKLDYYEDHTFYVTHAVKKGREGLSKEEVQFFVGKQFIVSFHRYQSIEINQVQRRIREVQAGIENWDPNYVFYQVVDKIVDNYFPVIYEIEDRLDRIEENRQNQSMNVLMTELFDTRSQLLTLRHIIHPMRDLLYRMLNSQHLQGIKEKRKYFSDIYDHLLKLSEMVMSNREITVDIRDSYLSLNSLQTNNVMKILTIITSIFAPLTFIAGIYGMNFVHMPELRWTYGYAIVLGVMGLVCILMIGWFWKRGWFR, from the coding sequence GTGATTCACGCTTTTGGAATTACACATGAAAATAAGCTGGAGACGGATATTTTGATTGGAAGGGGACTCCAATCATATAAATGGATCTGGATCGATTTCGATACCCCTACGGTTGAAGAAATCAGTCATTTATCTGATACGTTCCACTTTCATCCTTTAGCGATCGAGGACTGTCTCCAATCGATTCAAAGACCTAAATTGGACTATTACGAGGATCATACCTTCTACGTAACCCATGCAGTGAAGAAAGGACGGGAAGGACTGTCAAAGGAAGAGGTTCAATTCTTTGTCGGAAAACAGTTCATAGTAAGCTTCCACCGGTATCAATCAATAGAGATCAATCAAGTACAGAGACGGATACGGGAAGTACAAGCTGGGATTGAAAACTGGGACCCCAATTATGTGTTTTATCAAGTGGTAGATAAAATCGTGGACAACTACTTTCCCGTTATTTATGAAATAGAAGACCGCTTGGACAGAATTGAAGAGAATCGGCAAAACCAATCGATGAATGTTCTAATGACCGAGCTTTTTGATACACGCTCCCAATTGCTGACACTGCGTCATATCATCCATCCAATGCGCGATCTCCTTTATAGAATGCTCAATTCCCAACACTTACAAGGGATTAAAGAGAAAAGGAAGTATTTTTCGGATATTTACGACCATCTTCTAAAACTATCTGAAATGGTCATGTCGAACAGGGAAATTACGGTGGATATCCGAGATAGCTATCTATCATTGAACTCCTTGCAAACCAACAATGTCATGAAAATCCTTACGATCATTACGTCCATTTTCGCTCCTTTGACGTTTATCGCAGGAATTTATGGGATGAACTTTGTTCACATGCCGGAACTGAGGTGGACCTACGGCTACGCCATTGTACTCGGAGTCATGGGCTTGGTATGTATTTTGATGATCGGGTGGTTTTGGAAGAGGGGATGGTTTAGATGA